The following proteins come from a genomic window of Hymenobacter canadensis:
- a CDS encoding transglutaminase-like domain-containing protein encodes MRSTLLRCLLPAGVALLAAGPTSAPRTRTFTFEYTATVPALPATADSLELWLPVPHPDASQELRNLKISTTAPYTLTKAPFGNTMLHLKVPAAQAAGLTVAMRFEATRREHQNPYLASAAPKKLRAADAADPNMARWLQPDRLVPLDDKIKFWALEVVAKAGAKTDLEKARAIYEHVVSTVTYDKSGQGWGRGDIYYACDARRGNCTDFHAVFIGYCRAVGIPARFSIGFPLPAERGTGEIKGYHCWAEFYTAQTGWVPVDASEAAKDPSRRAYFFGAHDENRVEFSRGRDLALTPRQQSQPLNYFIYPYAELGGKPFEGVKREFRYQDQAK; translated from the coding sequence ATGCGCTCTACTTTGCTTCGTTGCCTGCTGCCCGCTGGCGTCGCCTTGCTGGCGGCCGGCCCCACGTCGGCGCCCCGCACCCGCACCTTCACCTTCGAGTACACGGCCACCGTGCCCGCCCTGCCCGCTACCGCCGACTCGCTGGAGCTGTGGCTGCCCGTGCCCCACCCCGATGCCTCGCAGGAGCTGCGCAACCTGAAAATCAGTACCACCGCGCCCTACACGCTTACCAAGGCGCCGTTCGGCAATACCATGCTGCACCTGAAAGTGCCCGCCGCCCAGGCGGCCGGCCTCACGGTTGCCATGCGCTTCGAAGCCACCCGGCGCGAGCACCAGAACCCCTACCTGGCCAGCGCCGCGCCCAAGAAACTACGCGCCGCCGATGCCGCCGACCCCAACATGGCCCGCTGGCTCCAGCCCGACCGCCTCGTGCCCCTCGACGACAAAATCAAGTTCTGGGCCCTGGAAGTGGTGGCCAAAGCCGGCGCCAAAACCGACCTCGAAAAAGCCCGCGCCATCTACGAGCACGTGGTCAGCACCGTCACCTACGACAAGTCCGGGCAGGGCTGGGGCCGCGGCGACATCTACTACGCCTGCGACGCCCGCCGCGGCAACTGCACCGACTTCCACGCCGTGTTCATCGGCTACTGCCGGGCCGTGGGCATTCCGGCGCGCTTCAGCATCGGGTTTCCGCTGCCTGCCGAGCGCGGCACCGGCGAAATCAAGGGCTACCACTGCTGGGCCGAGTTCTACACCGCCCAGACTGGCTGGGTGCCCGTCGATGCTTCCGAAGCCGCCAAAGACCCCAGCCGCCGCGCCTACTTCTTCGGCGCCCACGACGAAAACCGCGTGGAGTTCAGCCGCGGCCGCGACCTGGCCCTCACGCCCCGCCAGCAAAGCCAGCCGCTCAACTACTTCATCTACCCCTATGCCGAGTTGGGCGGCAAGCCCTTCGAGGGCGTGAAGCGCGAGTTCCGGTATCAGGATCAGGCGAAGTAA
- a CDS encoding S41 family peptidase, protein MAVKPPLQPVLFPEPEPRSARRRARQPWLLALALVCGVLIGANPFRPSDQNPDGTARGYLKFKEILSYVDRDYVDSVDAEALSDYAIARMLERLDPHSVFIPAKQQQAASAFLQSDFDGVGVEFNIFHDTVTVVAPLSGGPAEQSGLQAGDRILAVNGERVSGVQISTDQMFQKLRGPRGSKVVLQLRRHTVSKPMNVALVRNRIPNNSVDVAYLLDPTTGYIKISRFASGTYDEFKQALGDLRRQGMTGLVLDLRGNPGGYLDRATKLADEFIGGTRKIVYTDGKGDQYDTQTYSRVLGEFEEGPLVVLVDEGSASAAEVVAGALQDHDRALVVGRRTFGKGLVQQPIALNDGSELRLTIARYYTPSGRSIQKSYSHGLAAYEQDLQNRLRHGELFHADSIHFADSLRYKTVHGRTVYGGGGIMPDLFVPRDTTAFSAYYTRLQSHNLVREFALNYFQGHKAELEALRPEQYLATFRISDAQLQELAEVAAKDGMPANPIHLKRCAELLRNQLKAYIARSAYGKPAYYATLREQDAELKQAVQAMADGSANPMQKLSMK, encoded by the coding sequence ATGGCAGTCAAGCCTCCGCTTCAGCCAGTGCTTTTTCCGGAGCCTGAGCCGCGCTCTGCGCGGCGTCGGGCGCGGCAGCCGTGGCTGCTGGCATTGGCGTTGGTGTGCGGCGTGCTGATCGGGGCCAATCCGTTCCGGCCTTCCGACCAGAACCCCGACGGCACGGCGCGTGGCTACCTGAAATTCAAGGAAATCCTGAGCTACGTGGACCGCGACTACGTGGACTCCGTGGATGCCGAAGCCCTGTCCGACTACGCCATTGCGCGCATGCTGGAGCGGCTCGATCCGCACTCGGTGTTCATTCCGGCCAAGCAGCAGCAGGCCGCCTCGGCGTTTCTACAGAGTGATTTTGACGGCGTCGGGGTGGAGTTCAATATTTTCCATGACACCGTGACGGTGGTGGCCCCGCTCAGCGGCGGCCCCGCCGAGCAGTCGGGTCTGCAGGCCGGCGACCGTATTCTGGCCGTGAACGGCGAGCGGGTGTCGGGCGTGCAAATCAGCACCGACCAGATGTTTCAGAAGCTGCGCGGCCCGCGTGGCTCCAAGGTGGTGCTGCAGCTGCGCCGCCACACCGTGTCCAAGCCGATGAACGTGGCGCTGGTGCGCAACCGCATTCCTAACAATTCGGTGGACGTAGCTTACCTGCTCGACCCCACCACCGGCTACATCAAAATCAGCCGCTTCGCCAGCGGCACCTACGACGAGTTCAAGCAGGCCCTCGGCGACCTGCGCCGCCAGGGCATGACCGGCCTCGTGCTGGACTTGCGTGGCAACCCCGGCGGCTACCTCGACCGCGCCACCAAGCTGGCCGACGAGTTCATCGGCGGCACCCGCAAAATCGTGTACACCGACGGCAAAGGCGACCAGTACGACACCCAGACCTATTCGCGGGTGCTGGGCGAGTTCGAGGAAGGCCCGCTGGTGGTGCTCGTGGACGAAGGCTCGGCCTCAGCCGCCGAGGTGGTGGCCGGCGCCCTGCAGGACCACGACCGGGCGCTGGTGGTAGGCCGCCGCACCTTCGGCAAAGGCCTGGTGCAGCAGCCCATTGCCCTCAACGACGGCTCGGAGCTGCGCCTGACCATTGCGCGCTACTACACGCCCTCGGGCCGCAGCATTCAGAAATCATACAGCCACGGGCTGGCCGCCTACGAGCAGGACCTGCAGAACCGCCTGCGCCACGGCGAGCTGTTCCACGCCGACAGCATCCATTTCGCTGATTCGCTGCGCTACAAAACGGTGCACGGCCGCACCGTGTACGGCGGCGGCGGCATCATGCCCGACCTGTTTGTGCCGCGCGACACCACGGCGTTTTCGGCCTACTACACCCGTCTGCAGAGCCACAATCTGGTGCGCGAGTTTGCGCTCAACTATTTCCAGGGCCACAAGGCGGAGCTGGAGGCTTTGCGCCCCGAGCAGTACCTGGCCACGTTCCGCATCAGCGACGCACAGCTGCAGGAGTTGGCCGAAGTGGCGGCTAAAGACGGCATGCCAGCCAACCCCATCCACCTGAAGCGCTGCGCCGAACTACTTCGTAATCAACTAAAAGCGTATATTGCTCGTAGTGCCTACGGCAAGCCCGCTTACTACGCCACCCTGCGCGAGCAGGACGCCGAACTGAAACAAGCGGTGCAGGCCATGGCCGACGGTTCCGCCAATCCCATGCAAAAGCTGTCCATGAAATAA
- the ruvX gene encoding Holliday junction resolvase RuvX, with translation MGRILAIDYGHKRVGLAVTDPLQLIATPLDTIHSKDLLAYVKAYHQREPLAALVVGMPRTLLNEATDSTSAVVGLLRTLRRELPEVPVHEIDERYTSRMAQAAMLAGGLGKKDRRDKATVDKVAATLILQSFLESR, from the coding sequence ATGGGCCGTATTCTTGCCATCGATTATGGCCATAAGCGCGTGGGGCTGGCCGTCACGGACCCGCTCCAGCTGATTGCCACTCCGCTGGACACCATCCACAGCAAGGACCTGCTGGCCTACGTGAAGGCCTACCACCAGCGCGAGCCGCTGGCGGCGCTGGTGGTGGGCATGCCCCGTACGCTGCTCAACGAGGCCACCGACAGCACCAGCGCCGTGGTGGGTTTGCTGCGCACGCTGCGCCGCGAGCTGCCCGAGGTGCCGGTGCACGAAATCGACGAGCGCTACACCTCACGGATGGCGCAGGCCGCCATGCTGGCCGGCGGACTGGGCAAGAAAGACCGCCGCGACAAAGCCACCGTAGACAAGGTGGCGGCCACACTCATTCTGCAATCTTTCCTCGAATCCCGATGA
- the def gene encoding peptide deformylase — translation MIYPIVAFGDPVLKARAKDIPADMPAADLKQIVQDMYDTMYHAHGVGLAAPQVGKGIRLFVIDSEPMIDSEDEETGEPLPDAEPAVKRAFINPQMVSETGEEWGFEEGCLSIPGVREMVYRPETIVIRFEDEQRQMHEETFSGMTARVIQHEYDHLEGVLFTDKISGFKKQLIKGKLARITKGDVSADYRMRFVGQGRR, via the coding sequence ATGATTTACCCCATAGTTGCGTTCGGCGACCCGGTGCTGAAGGCCCGCGCCAAAGACATTCCGGCCGATATGCCGGCCGCTGACCTCAAGCAGATCGTGCAGGACATGTACGACACCATGTACCACGCCCACGGCGTGGGGCTGGCCGCGCCGCAGGTTGGCAAAGGCATCCGGCTGTTCGTTATCGACTCGGAGCCGATGATTGACTCCGAAGACGAGGAAACCGGCGAGCCGCTGCCCGATGCCGAGCCGGCCGTGAAGCGGGCCTTCATCAACCCGCAGATGGTGAGCGAAACCGGAGAGGAATGGGGCTTCGAGGAAGGCTGCCTGAGCATTCCGGGCGTGCGCGAAATGGTGTACCGCCCCGAAACCATCGTCATTCGCTTCGAGGACGAGCAGCGCCAGATGCACGAGGAAACCTTCTCGGGCATGACGGCCCGCGTGATTCAGCACGAGTACGACCACCTGGAAGGCGTGCTGTTCACCGACAAGATTTCGGGCTTCAAGAAGCAGCTCATCAAGGGCAAGCTGGCGCGCATCACCAAAGGCGACGTTTCGGCCGACTACCGCATGCGGTTTGTGGGCCAAGGCCGGCGGTAA
- a CDS encoding LytR/AlgR family response regulator transcription factor — protein sequence MASVPAANDYLFVKGESKNKFLRVSHADILYAEALGNYVTLFVAGQRLITYQTLKELAAQLPQPPFLRVHKSFLVSVDKISMIDGNTVYIGEQAIPVGETYRDSLYRLVRERD from the coding sequence GTGGCTTCGGTTCCGGCAGCCAATGACTACCTGTTCGTGAAGGGCGAAAGCAAGAACAAGTTTCTGCGCGTCAGCCACGCCGATATTCTCTACGCTGAGGCGCTGGGCAACTACGTGACGCTCTTCGTGGCGGGCCAGCGCCTCATCACCTACCAGACCCTCAAGGAGCTGGCCGCCCAGCTGCCGCAGCCCCCGTTTCTGCGGGTGCACAAGTCGTTTCTGGTATCCGTGGACAAAATCAGCATGATAGACGGCAACACGGTCTACATCGGTGAGCAGGCCATTCCGGTGGGCGAAACCTACCGCGACAGTCTGTACCGGCTGGTGCGGGAGCGGGACTGA
- a CDS encoding DUF4241 domain-containing protein, producing the protein MLHIPYLILLLLWGCSPASSSPISGHVPTISRAPYEVVAEPKAFETSFFPGTHLLQDSMEIHLEPEFLGNLAVQSGKLVATDPVTFHEQVKPFATQFPRGRFPVELAIASLHNDHRVAFARILFSANPVKKWELALLPGQKPLPLRSEEYYGFSVDGGTALFLDAASTNRFTAHLRRDRNAYKDMFITGFESQSEHPRNGFLYAIRQDTLATFSTGFGDGFYATYIGFDDDHKPCRLLIDFQIVEWQ; encoded by the coding sequence ATGCTTCATATACCGTATCTGATTTTACTGCTGCTATGGGGTTGCTCGCCGGCATCATCAAGCCCGATAAGTGGTCATGTCCCTACAATCAGCCGGGCTCCCTACGAAGTAGTTGCCGAGCCAAAAGCATTTGAAACCAGCTTCTTCCCTGGCACCCATCTTCTGCAGGACTCTATGGAAATACACCTGGAGCCGGAGTTTCTGGGTAACCTGGCTGTGCAGTCCGGAAAGCTCGTGGCAACTGATCCGGTGACCTTTCATGAGCAGGTAAAGCCCTTCGCCACTCAATTCCCGCGCGGACGGTTTCCAGTTGAATTGGCTATAGCCAGCCTTCATAACGACCACCGTGTGGCATTTGCCCGGATACTTTTTTCGGCCAACCCTGTAAAGAAATGGGAGTTAGCCTTGCTGCCCGGACAGAAACCGTTGCCATTGCGTAGCGAAGAATACTACGGATTTTCGGTGGATGGCGGCACAGCGCTATTCTTGGATGCCGCCAGCACAAACCGCTTCACCGCCCACCTGCGGCGCGACCGTAATGCCTATAAGGATATGTTCATTACCGGCTTTGAGAGCCAGTCTGAGCATCCCCGCAACGGATTTCTTTACGCTATTCGGCAGGACACGCTCGCCACGTTTTCCACCGGCTTCGGAGATGGGTTTTATGCTACCTATATTGGGTTCGATGACGACCATAAGCCCTGCCGCTTACTGATTGACTTTCAGATTGTCGAGTGGCAATAA
- a CDS encoding zinc dependent phospholipase C family protein — MLLLPQRPQAWGFFGHRLLNRLAVFTLPPEMMGFYKTNIEYLTTNATRPDSRRSVVPGEAARHFLDVDVYGDSALTRLPRSYADAVAKYGEDSLMRHGIVPWQVVRMKGQLTEAFRQRDADRILSLSADMGHYIADACVPLHTTHNYNGQLTGQRGIHGLWESRLPEILAANYDFFTGPAPYLERPSETIWTAVARSNAAVDSVLSFERDLTAKMPDDKKYGFEERGNAGAVRVYSREFSREYHQRLAGQVERQMRLAQRLIGAFWYTCWVDAGQPDLDALPKQPSEKEQLRLARETKDLQQAPQAAVPGHED, encoded by the coding sequence TTGCTGCTACTACCCCAGCGGCCGCAGGCGTGGGGGTTTTTCGGGCACCGGCTGCTCAACCGGCTGGCCGTGTTTACGCTGCCGCCCGAAATGATGGGCTTCTACAAAACCAACATCGAGTACCTGACCACCAACGCCACCCGGCCCGACTCGCGGCGCTCGGTGGTGCCTGGCGAGGCCGCCCGCCACTTCCTCGACGTGGACGTGTACGGCGACTCGGCCCTCACCCGCCTGCCCCGCTCCTACGCCGACGCCGTGGCCAAGTACGGTGAGGACTCGCTGATGCGGCACGGCATTGTGCCCTGGCAGGTGGTGCGCATGAAGGGCCAGCTCACCGAAGCCTTCCGCCAGCGCGACGCCGACCGGATTCTGAGCCTCTCGGCCGATATGGGCCACTACATTGCCGATGCCTGCGTACCGCTGCACACCACCCACAACTACAACGGCCAGCTCACGGGGCAGCGCGGCATTCATGGGCTGTGGGAGTCGCGGCTGCCCGAAATCCTGGCCGCCAACTACGACTTCTTTACCGGCCCGGCGCCGTACCTGGAGCGGCCCTCCGAAACCATCTGGACGGCCGTGGCCCGCTCCAACGCCGCCGTCGACTCGGTGCTCAGCTTCGAGCGCGACCTGACGGCCAAAATGCCCGACGACAAAAAGTACGGCTTCGAGGAGCGCGGCAACGCCGGGGCCGTGCGCGTGTACTCGCGCGAGTTCAGCCGCGAGTACCACCAGCGCCTCGCGGGCCAGGTGGAGCGCCAGATGCGCCTGGCCCAGCGCCTAATCGGGGCGTTCTGGTACACCTGCTGGGTGGATGCCGGCCAGCCCGACCTCGACGCCCTGCCGAAGCAGCCCTCGGAGAAAGAGCAGCTGCGCCTGGCCCGTGAGACCAAAGACCTGCAGCAGGCGCCTCAGGCCGCCGTGCCGGGCCACGAGGACTAA
- a CDS encoding DMT family protein translates to MKALSTVVLLTISNLFMTFAWYGHLQFKKISWLQGLGLVGVILVSWGLAFFEYVFQVPANRIGFEENGGPFNLFQLKVIQEFISLSVFTLCAVYVFKTDKLGWNHLVGFGLLLAAVYVIFKKW, encoded by the coding sequence ATGAAAGCGCTGTCCACCGTTGTGCTGCTCACCATCTCCAACCTGTTCATGACCTTCGCCTGGTACGGGCACCTGCAGTTCAAAAAGATTTCGTGGCTGCAGGGGCTGGGGCTGGTGGGCGTGATTCTGGTGAGCTGGGGGCTGGCCTTTTTCGAGTACGTGTTTCAGGTGCCGGCCAACCGCATCGGGTTCGAGGAAAACGGCGGGCCGTTCAACCTGTTTCAGCTGAAAGTGATACAGGAGTTCATCTCGCTGTCCGTGTTCACGCTGTGCGCCGTATACGTATTCAAGACCGATAAGCTGGGCTGGAACCACCTCGTCGGGTTCGGGCTGCTGCTGGCGGCCGTGTACGTCATCTTTAAGAAATGGTGA
- a CDS encoding CD225/dispanin family protein has protein sequence MEQSYASPSGMSPLPPGPPPKNWLVESILVTIFCCLPFGIVAIINAANVNSRLALGDYAGALDASQKAGKWVKYSLIGWAVFAVLYVVFVVVMGVGAGMLGALDNQ, from the coding sequence ATGGAACAATCCTACGCTTCGCCTTCGGGCATGTCGCCGCTGCCTCCCGGCCCACCCCCGAAAAACTGGCTCGTTGAGTCGATTCTGGTGACGATTTTCTGCTGCCTGCCCTTCGGCATCGTGGCCATCATCAACGCCGCCAACGTGAATTCACGTCTGGCCCTCGGCGACTACGCCGGCGCGCTCGACGCTTCACAGAAAGCTGGCAAGTGGGTGAAATACTCACTGATCGGCTGGGCCGTGTTTGCCGTGCTGTATGTGGTATTTGTGGTGGTGATGGGCGTAGGCGCCGGTATGCTGGGCGCGCTCGACAACCAATAG
- a CDS encoding DUF2752 domain-containing protein: protein MRRAAGAVVLLAGLALAALYFRLNPAHYPFPRCPVNWLTGLHCPGCGTQRALHSLLHGRLAEAVGFNLLAATLAPLVALGLLHEARLQLSGQPRRRTLLYRPWLAWGIVGLTVVFTVLRNTPGPVGAWLAP from the coding sequence ATGCGGAGGGCCGCTGGCGCCGTTGTCCTGCTGGCAGGACTGGCGCTGGCGGCCCTTTACTTTCGCCTGAACCCGGCGCACTATCCCTTTCCGCGCTGCCCCGTGAACTGGCTGACGGGCCTGCACTGCCCGGGCTGCGGCACCCAGCGCGCTCTACACTCGCTGCTGCACGGCCGTTTGGCCGAGGCCGTGGGCTTCAATCTGCTGGCGGCCACGCTGGCGCCGCTGGTGGCCCTGGGGCTGCTGCACGAAGCCCGCCTGCAGCTGAGCGGGCAACCCCGCCGCCGCACGCTGCTCTACCGGCCGTGGCTGGCCTGGGGCATCGTGGGCCTGACGGTGGTATTCACAGTGCTGCGCAACACGCCCGGCCCGGTGGGGGCGTGGCTGGCTCCCTGA
- a CDS encoding ATP-binding protein, protein MLPRYQAAGRPLHLHLDDTVANYTVPADADKLLSVLLNLLENALRHAPQAAAVQVALGPAPAGPGWQVAISNPVARSLGDLSRLTAAYYQADVLSEGAGLGLWLSSRILELHGSSLQLAESRGVFSAEFMLANIE, encoded by the coding sequence GTGCTGCCCCGTTACCAGGCCGCCGGCCGCCCCCTGCACCTGCACCTCGACGACACCGTGGCCAACTACACCGTGCCGGCCGACGCTGACAAGCTGCTGAGCGTGCTCCTCAACCTGCTCGAAAATGCCCTGCGCCACGCCCCGCAGGCCGCCGCCGTGCAGGTAGCACTGGGGCCGGCGCCTGCCGGGCCGGGCTGGCAGGTAGCCATCAGCAACCCCGTGGCCCGCAGCCTCGGCGACCTGTCGCGGCTCACGGCGGCCTACTACCAGGCCGATGTGCTGAGCGAAGGTGCCGGGCTGGGCTTGTGGCTCAGCAGCCGCATTCTGGAGCTGCACGGCAGCAGCCTGCAACTAGCAGAAAGCAGAGGCGTTTTCTCGGCCGAATTCATGCTGGCGAACATCGAATAA
- a CDS encoding patatin-like phospholipase family protein: MGLVLSGGGAKGLAHVGVLKVLEKNRIPIDYIVGTSMGAIVGAMYAAGYSPAEIEEIVLKPEFQNWVSGEPLEGKVYNYYDGDYNPAALHLRLAIDSTLKARVTPKLVDDVTLNYVLATMLAPAGAISGYDFNKLLVPYRSVASEVFTRERVVQRNGSLSDAVRNSMAFPLAFRPIRQQDGRYLFDGAVVDNFPTGVMREEFKPDVMIGVNVGDVAFNKYPKEKDDALLTSTLLFLGSNVADTASVGKNGIFIQPNLEGITAADFNKVKQLLSLGEQATEKKLDLLLTRITRREDTLALQQRRRDFQERAPKPDFKQVSVQGVPKQQQEFVRRFFQRTGSTYSPGDVEEGYYRLVNNDFFNNVYPRIRYDSKLQGYDLNLDARQNSNLTTDLGVLLSSRSMSNFYLGAAYRYLNRYLYTIKANATIGRFYNGAQGSFRVSVPGRAPIYFEPTVTFNNFNYQDTGGLLGSSAQNTQLQQRDLKTYLQIGYSPNYRSRYILSGGVFTSRDRFANTNEISSGAELDQNRLDGATAALRFERNSLNRRQYAVNGRRVEVAFRGVLAEEEYTPGTTANGLPGRTKDHQWLQARVYTEQYFTFHKVDSVGRRVHAWGYTVDAVATTQGSFATYRSSLTSAPAFLPLPDSRTQFLDRYRGTAYAAVGLKYIKAVAGSLEWRTEAYVHTLFRPWERETINPLLPRRGPTISRPYLTAMTGFVYQTPVGPASLQVIHYDDPDHQFGVFAHIGFVLFRERALD, from the coding sequence GTGGGCCTTGTACTATCGGGGGGCGGGGCCAAGGGCCTGGCCCACGTGGGGGTACTGAAGGTGCTGGAGAAGAACCGCATCCCCATCGACTACATCGTGGGCACGAGCATGGGCGCCATTGTGGGCGCCATGTACGCCGCCGGCTACTCGCCAGCCGAAATCGAGGAAATCGTGCTCAAGCCCGAGTTCCAGAACTGGGTGTCAGGGGAGCCGCTGGAAGGCAAGGTGTATAACTACTACGACGGCGACTATAACCCCGCCGCCCTGCACCTGCGCCTGGCCATCGACTCGACGCTGAAGGCCCGCGTGACCCCCAAGCTCGTGGATGACGTGACGCTTAACTATGTGCTGGCCACCATGCTGGCGCCGGCCGGCGCCATTTCCGGCTACGATTTCAACAAGCTGCTGGTGCCCTACCGCAGCGTGGCCTCCGAGGTCTTCACCCGGGAGCGGGTGGTGCAACGCAACGGCTCCCTCTCCGATGCGGTGCGCAACTCCATGGCATTTCCGCTGGCCTTCCGCCCCATCCGGCAGCAGGACGGCCGCTACCTCTTCGATGGCGCCGTGGTGGACAACTTCCCCACCGGCGTGATGCGCGAGGAATTCAAGCCCGACGTTATGATTGGGGTGAACGTGGGCGACGTGGCCTTCAATAAATACCCCAAGGAAAAGGACGATGCCCTGCTGACCAGCACGCTGCTGTTTCTGGGTTCCAATGTGGCTGATACCGCCTCGGTGGGCAAGAATGGCATTTTCATCCAGCCCAACCTGGAGGGCATCACGGCCGCCGACTTCAACAAGGTGAAGCAGCTGCTGAGCCTGGGCGAGCAGGCCACCGAAAAGAAGCTGGACCTGCTGCTGACCCGCATTACGCGCCGCGAAGACACGCTGGCGCTGCAGCAGCGCCGCCGCGACTTCCAGGAGCGCGCCCCTAAGCCCGATTTCAAGCAGGTGAGCGTGCAGGGCGTACCCAAGCAGCAGCAGGAGTTTGTGCGCCGCTTCTTCCAGCGCACCGGCTCTACCTACTCGCCCGGCGACGTGGAAGAAGGCTACTACCGCCTCGTCAACAACGACTTCTTCAACAACGTGTACCCGCGCATCCGCTACGACAGCAAGCTGCAGGGCTACGACCTCAACCTGGACGCCCGCCAGAACTCCAACCTCACCACCGACCTGGGCGTGCTGCTCTCGTCGCGGTCCATGAGCAATTTCTACCTGGGCGCGGCCTACCGCTACCTCAACCGCTACCTCTACACCATCAAGGCCAATGCCACCATCGGGCGCTTCTACAACGGGGCGCAGGGGTCGTTTCGGGTGAGTGTGCCGGGCCGGGCGCCGATCTACTTCGAGCCTACTGTCACGTTCAACAACTTCAACTACCAGGATACGGGCGGTCTGCTGGGCAGCTCGGCCCAGAACACCCAGCTGCAGCAGCGCGACCTGAAAACCTACCTGCAGATCGGCTACAGCCCCAACTACCGCAGCCGCTACATCCTGAGCGGGGGCGTGTTCACGAGCCGCGACCGGTTTGCCAACACCAACGAAATCAGCTCCGGCGCCGAGCTGGACCAGAACCGCCTGGATGGCGCTACGGCGGCCCTGCGCTTCGAGCGCAACTCTCTGAACCGCCGGCAGTACGCCGTGAATGGCCGCCGGGTCGAGGTTGCCTTCCGGGGCGTGCTGGCCGAAGAAGAATACACGCCGGGCACCACGGCCAACGGCCTGCCGGGCCGCACCAAAGACCACCAGTGGCTGCAGGCACGGGTGTACACCGAGCAGTATTTCACGTTTCATAAAGTAGATTCGGTGGGCCGGCGGGTGCATGCCTGGGGCTACACCGTAGATGCCGTGGCTACCACGCAGGGCAGCTTTGCTACCTACCGCTCGTCGCTGACGTCGGCGCCGGCTTTCCTGCCCCTGCCCGACTCGCGCACGCAGTTCCTGGACCGCTACCGTGGCACCGCCTACGCCGCCGTGGGCCTGAAGTACATCAAGGCCGTTGCGGGCTCCTTGGAATGGCGCACCGAAGCCTATGTACACACGCTGTTCCGGCCCTGGGAGCGGGAAACCATCAACCCACTGCTTCCCCGCCGCGGCCCTACCATCAGCCGCCCCTACCTGACGGCCATGACCGGCTTCGTGTACCAAACGCCCGTTGGACCGGCCTCGTTGCAGGTCATTCACTACGATGACCCCGACCACCAGTTCGGCGTATTTGCCCACATCGGCTTCGTATTGTTCCGCGAGCGGGCCCTCGATTAG
- a CDS encoding alpha/beta fold hydrolase — MPKATPLTFLYLHYWAGSGRAFQAVAERLAPDYAVLAPDLGGFGDAPAPAGGYTVDAYADEVAAFVAAHQLTDYVLVGHSMGGKIALALAARQPAGLRGVALLSPSPPTPEPMTDADRKASLHAWGQRVEAENTLQHITARPLAPALRQHILADNLRSSKAAWDAWLLHGSRENLVARMCEVRVPCTILAGDQDAVMSPSVHGLETLPLLPEGTPLEIIAAAGHLLPYEAPDEVATLLRAFGEKVRQWASAAH; from the coding sequence ATGCCGAAAGCCACTCCACTTACCTTTCTCTACCTCCACTACTGGGCCGGTTCCGGCCGCGCGTTTCAGGCCGTGGCCGAGCGCCTGGCCCCCGACTACGCCGTGCTAGCTCCCGACCTGGGCGGCTTCGGCGATGCGCCGGCGCCAGCCGGCGGCTATACTGTGGATGCCTACGCCGACGAAGTGGCCGCTTTTGTGGCGGCGCATCAACTGACGGATTACGTGCTGGTAGGCCACAGCATGGGCGGCAAAATTGCGCTGGCCCTAGCGGCCCGGCAGCCGGCCGGTCTGCGGGGCGTGGCCCTGCTCAGCCCATCGCCGCCCACGCCCGAGCCTATGACTGACGCCGACCGCAAAGCCAGCCTGCACGCCTGGGGCCAGCGCGTCGAAGCAGAAAATACGCTTCAGCACATCACCGCCCGGCCGCTGGCGCCTGCCCTGCGCCAGCACATCCTCGCCGACAACCTGCGCAGCTCCAAAGCCGCCTGGGATGCCTGGTTGCTGCATGGCAGCCGCGAAAACCTGGTGGCTCGGATGTGTGAGGTGCGCGTGCCCTGCACCATCCTGGCCGGCGACCAGGACGCGGTGATGTCGCCGTCGGTGCACGGGCTGGAAACGCTGCCGCTGCTGCCTGAAGGCACGCCGCTGGAAATAATAGCCGCCGCCGGCCACCTGCTGCCCTACGAAGCCCCCGACGAGGTGGCGACGCTGCTACGAGCGTTTGGCGAGAAAGTGCGGCAATGGGCTAGCGCGGCGCATTAG